Within the Telopea speciosissima isolate NSW1024214 ecotype Mountain lineage chromosome 4, Tspe_v1, whole genome shotgun sequence genome, the region gaaattaaacacccgggcttcacacgaCAAGGTGGTTCGATTGGATCAGACACCAACCCAATCCTTGATCATCCAAGGGGTTTCTTGATTAAACACAAGaggtcttcaatggagaagaagcaagCAAAGCTgcagttttttctttctaaaaatcGATGGCTACGGAATGAGCTATCGATTGCATTTTATTAACAATTACAGATAGAGTAAGGGTGTGATTAGGAGAGGCCTAACCGACGTTAGCTTTGGATCAGCAGAAATAGCTCAATCCTAGTTGAACCAGAAGAAGAGTATAATGGTAATTTCATAcagcaaaatagaaatcagaaCAGAGAAATCAATCAGTCAATCGATCTAATCATGAACTGATAATTTCAGCAGAAAGAGATTACTAAAACCCAGATTCAATACTGATGTGCACAACAGTAGTAAGAGAAAAGGGCAAAATAGAGATTTAACTATATCTCTAGTTCAGCAGAGTTCCACTTTTGGGATGAGAAACAACTGGTCAAAATCTGAGGAGATTCTACCAGCTGGATTTCTCTAATTAAATTCATGCAAAAATATGAATCCAGATTTAGAACAAGagttgcaggaaatttcagaaaattactTGCTTGGTAATGGAGGAATTGTAATGCAAGAAGAATAAATAGAAATTAAGCACCagggcttcacactgcaaggtggGTCGATTGGATCAGACACCAACGTAATCCTTGATCACATACAAGGGtttcttgatcaaacacaagaggtcttcaatggagaagaagcaagCAAAGCTgcagttttttctttctaaaaattGCTGGCTATGGAATGAGCCATCAATTGCTTTTTATTGACACTTAAAAATGGAGTTATAGTGTAATTAGGAAAGGCCTAACTGACTCTAGCTTGAAACAACCTAGTTAGTAGTTAGACTTAACTCCTAACATGCCTGACTTTAAGTTAGCTAAAGGACTAACTAAAGATAGAGTTAGAGTTAGAATGGGAGATCCCCTAACCAAACTCAGctaagaataaataaaagatgcaacTTAAAGTGAACTAacctaaaacaacttaaaataaactaagtataagaAACTAAGTCCTAATAAAGGAAATCCAGGATGCAATCTTACTACATGTTTTAGGCACACAAAAGTGGCCTATTAGATTAAAAAGCCAATGGACCAAAAGCGCatcatgtatagaacccaaccctagacttattcttaataaaacaagccatttcggtgatgaatctgcatcactggctttaaagtgaaaatgataatttgttaCCTATAACCTGAATCTTAATTATTCCAATATAGTTAATGAATGCCACCATACAAACTGCCCCATCACCCATTTTTCTTGGACATTCAAGATGTCAATATAGTCCTCCTAAATTGATAGGGAGAAACCAAAGCAAGTTTGGACAACAATACGTGCAACCGTTGTCATCAAACTCATGGATTAGTGCTACCAGAAAAGTGAATGCAAAGcccatcttttgttttttttttttacccctattttttttatttccctctttttttttccccccttttttttttttcctttttttcccccccccccccccccccccccccccccccccccccccccccccccccccccacccaaaccccccccccccccctttcatttttccccccccccccccccccccccccccccccccccccccccccccccccccccccccccccccccccaccccccccccccccccccctcccccccccccccccccccccccccccccccccccccccccccccccccccccccccccccccccccccccccccccccccccccccccccccccccccccccccccccccccccccccctccccctccccttttcccctcccctccttttcctcccccccccccctccctccttcctcccccccccccccccccccccccccccccccccccccccccccccccccccccccccccccccccccacccccccccccccccccccccccccccccccccccccccccccccccccccccccccccccccccccccccccccccccccccccccccccccccccccccccccccccccccccccccccccccccccaacacccccccccccccccccccccccccccccccccccccccccccccccccccccccccccccccccccccccccccccccccccacccccctcccttcaccccccccccccccccccccccccccccccccccccccccccccccccccccccccccccccccccccccccccccccccccccccccccccccccccccccccccccccccccccccccccccccccccccccccccccccccccccccccccccccacaccccccccccccccccccccccccccccccccccccccccccccccccccccccccccccccccccccccccccccccccccccccccccccccccccccccccccccccccccccccccccccccccccccccccccccccccccccccttccccccccctccccccccccccccccccccccccccccccccccctcccccccccccccccccccccccccccccccccccccccccccccccccccccccccccccccccctcccccccccccccccccccccccccccccccccccccccccccccccccccccctcccccccccccccccccccccccccccccccccccccccccctcccccccccccctccccccccccccccccccccccccccccccccccccccccccccccccctccccccccccccccccccccccccccccccccccccctccctccccccccccccccccctctctctccctcccccctttttcctcctcttcctttcccccccccccccccccccccccccccccccccccccccccccccccccccactaatgtGGATACTCTATGAATAGGTTGTGgcttattcatccaaaaaattatatagATGGAGGCAGCAGTTACCCCCctaaaaaatgataaattattGGTCCAAATGGACATAGGAACCCAAAAAATTGAACTGCAAAATTAGAGGAATTTGTCCCACTCCCAATTTTTATACCCATCCAAGTACAAATTCATCTTTAACTCAAATATCAAAACCAATGCAATTTGTTCACAGATGGCTGTGGCAGTTTGAGAATTGGGTAGGGCAATTGGCAAACAGGAAATAGCAAAATTATAAGATAGAACTCACGAGTCATGACTAGGATTATTAAAGGATTAAGAAATTATAAGGTAGAGACCTACAGAACAGGGCGGAGAGGGAATGGGTGATAAATGACCAGGTAGAAGTAGAGAAAACACTGTTTCATTTTAATGCTGAGTAAAGTTAGCACTTTGGGCTCATTAATAGTTCTTCAATTTGAATTCGAATGTTAATTAATAGACAAGTGATGTTGGTGAAAGGTGCAAAGCAGCAGCCCATTTAAGTGGTGGTAACAGATCTCAAGTAACAGGAGAATATGGAAGGCTTTCAATCAAAGGTCTCATGTAACAATTCCAATGGTTCTAATAAGACTTGAGTGTTGTTTGATAAATCATGGTTGCAACTGTCACAACTTGATAACTAGAGAATTATATTCTAATACTAGACATGGCAAAGAAACACTAAATAACATTAAAATAACATCAAAAGTCATTAAAAGGccacaaagaaaagaaaattttccaacATGAAAGTATTGCAGACCCAGGGGGGTGAtctgctatggtgggcttcacagagaaaacaatagaagaattagaagaaaggaagggaaagggaagagggaACTCACGttcacacacactcacacagaGCTTCACAAATAACTTCCActaatcaaatcttcaaatctgtTGCTCTCCTAcgattacaatgaataaatagaaaatagctttgcataggaatagaaacctaactaaaatagaaataactcAAAAAGGAAATTACCtaaataaagaaaggaaactacCTAAGAAGCTCCTAGTAATCtacccatgaaataaaataaactaaaacaaatattgcatcctaaactaaactaaaacaaatattgcatcctaaactaaactaccagcccttgccagaccagaaaacaGGTTTAGGACCagtttttggtttgggtttccaaagtgggtcatgtcggtccagccaggctaaggcaactACATCAGAAAGTAACAGGTTTATAACATTTGACATTTTTCCAGCAAAATATAAACACATATATTCCAAGGTCTAATCCAATTATAATGACACTACTAGaagtagtgatggctattgTAAAATAATGTTTATATCTTGCTAACAGGGGAAGCATTAAAATGACTATCATGACATTGGTGATCAAAATATATAACTGATTCAAGAGACAAGAAATAGTTGGAAATAAGTAAAGAtgaaacaaagagaacagatGTCTTCCCACTAGTATTATCATCTTCGGCTATAAATCAAAACTTCAGAAATATAGAACTTTATGCCAATATGATGACTAGAGGTAATCTAAAGATTATAGATGCAGATGCTTTGTGCTTAGAAAGCCCAAAACTTAAGATAAAAGCTACAGAAGTATGTCCAATACTAACTGATGGGCATTGGTttcataagttttttttttaatataaagaAAGCACATTATACCATATACTCCTATGAAGAGGAATCTGTACATTTATAAATTACATCGGTTCCATGTCATATGCAATCATAATCAGTTAAAGCCCAAAAGTTTACCAAACTATGTGCCAATCAGGTTCCAGCAAGTCGCAAAACCCAGCAACAATTTATAACACGGTAACAAGAAAACGTCCACCATAAAAATAAGGATCGCACATTCAGACAACATGAAACTAGTTGTTCTACATGCATGTAGGTAGGAGCTTATTCATTAAGGGCGACAGGCAAACATGAGAAAATTGTGGCAAACGGAttaaaagaaattttcttttagacCATTCAAAACCAAGGATAATATAAAAGCAACTAACCTTAAAGTACAAATTAATATTACATTCCTGCAATCTATGGAGCAACGTAACCCAGTCGATCCTGCTTGGTTGGAGAAGCTCAACCCATTCGGCCAACACCGAAGATGGATCATCTTCCTCCTTCAGAAAGAGGATTTTTTCAGTAATGAACTTGCATTTCCCAGTAATCGGCTTGGGTTCTTCAGGCGTAATGAGCTTCTCTGCATCGTGAATTCTATCAGCAACTTCAGACCACATTGGGTCTGACAAATCAAGACCGTAAATCGTATACTTAATCTTCCCCCGTCTCTGTGGAAGAGATACGACTTTGGGTTTCTCTTCAGCCACATCTGAACCATCCTCAAGAACCCCCTCCCCTGTGTCGTCGGCTTTTCTGCTTTCCTTTTCTGCTTCTTCCTGGGCTCGGTCTTCTTCTCGAATACGATCCAAATTCTGATAGAATTCATATTCCTCCATTTTCTCTCGAGACCATTTGAATCTGAGCTCCCTGAGCATGTCTCCACGAATGCCCACTTCACCAGCAAAGCGGCACATCTCTTTAACTTCTTCGGATTGGAGAAACCACTTCATTTGTTCCTTCTTCATTTCCTTATTCATATCATTGATGACCGAATTGCTGACCTCCCAAACTGTTTTCCACAAATCCTCGCTGAAATCAAGCGACGGGGTACCGGCTGTGGCGCCAAGCATCGCCTCGAGGTCACCCTTCTCCATCTCAGATACAACCTTCTCAACAATTATCAAAAGCATGCCGTCAATGGTCTGTTTGTCGCAATCCGGGTACACTTTAGAAAGTTCCCCGCGCATTATCCACACAAATCGGGACAAGAATTCGTTCATGAGCCCCTCCTCCTCGCTGGATTCCGATTCACTGTCCAAATCTTCAAGCTGGGCTCCTTGAATAGAGTGAAGATATCTGACAGAGAAAGGGAAGGATTTTGGAAGTTTAGGGTTGCAGATAGGCGAGAAGAAACCATGGACATTCGGAGGAGGGACAGAAGGAGCAATGGGGTTTGTAAAAGAGTTCGCATTTCTGCAAATAGAAGATGAAGGCGAGAGCCATGTTCTTGTGGATCTCGATAGATTGGTGTTAGCTAGCTTGGAGACAATAAAGGGCCTCAGTTTCATGTCTGCGAAGTGCTAACGGTTAACTCCGCTGTatcgagaagaagaagaaggacgacGACGACGACTATTGCTGttgatttctctctttctctccctcgcTCTAAAACTCAGAAGCCTAGAACCCTGAACCAGTTGTTAATTACTTTATCAGCCCCATATTTTCCCATAATACCATTGATAtcctataaattttttttttatttggacaGAAATCCCTGGGAAATATGGTTAGGCCACACTGAAAAACCGGCTCGGTTTGGTTTCCAATTTGGTTTGGGATCGATTTAAGATACATGTGAAAACCTAACCGTAAAAGTGTTTTccaaatcaaaactgaaccggtatgatttgattttggtttactATTCCATTTTGATCCGGTTTGCACTCtgtttgaaaatataaaaacaaatttCGTTTGTTTGGGCCATAATGCACCAAAATGTTTCCAAACattgaataaagaataaaatttaTTCAATTCCATTCGATGATTTTTAGTCTTGaagtcaaaaccaaaccaatttattttgattcaattcagTTTTGAACCGCTGGTTTCAGTTTCAGCTTCGATTCTAATTGACACCTTTGGATACAATCTTAAGAATATCCAGAAAGAGGACTTCCGGAGGCCCAAGTGAGGATAAGCAAGAGCCCACATTTTGAGTCAGTCCGGCTAATATGTACGGAACGTTATCGCCCCCATAACGGGGGGGTGGGGGGTATGTatatcgtgcggtgcagcactGCCCATGTGTGTATGTATGGAACGTTGTCGCCCCCCTTAacgggggggtgggggggtatGTGCATCGTGCAGTGCAGTACCACCCATGTGTGCATGGTGGGGCctactgtgcacacatgggctgTGTTGCGTCTCACGATGCACACAGCACCGCTCCAAGTATTGGAGCGATAATTTTCCAATATGTACAAGAGAGCAAAACTCAACTATTTGGTTAGATAATATGGATGGAGTAAGGGGCTTGAGTTAGCATGTAAATATTAAAATTTgttgttgggggagggggagggagagcaatttggatcctctactgccgagctgctcgataggaccctactgccaagacacagcaaggcgaggaatgatcgccttacccttgcccgagcaTCTTGCCctagtgggggtaaggcggtcatttaccGCCTTGCTATGTCTTGACAGTGGAGTCCTACTAGGCAGcccggcagtagaggatctgaatctgAGGGAGCGGGGATTGGGTAAGAGTGTCAATCAGTCAATCCAATATTTCCAAGTCTGGTTGAATCGATTTTATTTATGTACTGGGTCAACAAATGTCGAACCATTAAGGTGAagttcggtttcgatttcagTTTGGTACTGttcatttctattttctatgAATTTTCATTAATAGATTTTTATTGGTCCAATATCGGTTTTAGTCTGGTTAGATTTCGATTATATATTTATGGCTTGGTTTCAATCTATTGGTCGGGTTTGGTATCTAAAAAAATCCATTGAAGCCGAACTTTAAGAGTTCAATTTGATTAGGTTCGTATCGATCCGACCAATTTGGGCCAAATTCCTCTTGAGGGGTAGCTGGTTTCCACAAACATCCTGACAGATCCATGGACCAAAAAAGGagagagtgttttttttttaattgctatTGGTTACAAGAGaaggagggaaggaaggatAGGATGAAGTAAGAATTGATCCCTGGTCTTTCAAAATTATCTTCGGCCAACTGTTCTCTCTGCAAGGGGTAGGCtgcacgaaatgaccaccctacccccctgaaTGGCGAgtccatgtgtttgggcataggcTGCgttgcggcatagagaacatcagccTATTATCTTATTGTCTTTTAAGGGAAAGGGGTGTCTAAACATGAGACATAGGAAACACCTACTCACACATATAggtattttaaatttttttttgagagagaaaaaataataatagataatTTTATTTGAGTAGAAGAAGAACATCGTATTCAACCAACAAACTAAGCAACATAATACAAGAAATCGTACCCCCAACAATCAGAACATTGAAAACTTTTAAAATATTCTAATTGGAAGAATGTGATTCAACCATTGTAGCAAATTTTAACATTTGATTTGAATCATAGCTCATTTTGCATTTTAAACCATAATAAACACAACGGTGAAATTCCAAAGTCTGGCAATAGGGTTGGGCTTAGTCATCATATGCTGAATCCACCCTAAAACCAACTCTAAATAAATCTTAGGAAGCATTAACCATCATACACACTCGAGAAATTATTCCACAGGAACCCATCTTGTGTATAGGCTTGAATTTCTGTGATTTGGGATTGGGGTAGAGAGCCAAAGCTTTCTTATATTCCAGGCATGGTCCTTGCACGAAGTCTGGCTCCAGAAGATAAgcgaaaattttcaaacttaaaaaataaacttatgtaatcattatccaACATGAGTTTTCATATCACAGCGAAGCTtcactctcccccccccccccggtgcCCCCCTCCCTTCTGTCAAGAAAAATGATTCTCTAAATTTCCCACCTCTGGCAGCCCATGAAccacaaatctttttttttttgtgatagaTATAGAAACTTGGGATATTTCAGTTATATCATCATCGTATGTTAAAACATGTACTAACACCGTTTGTGCTTGCCACATCTCAAAGATaaaaggatcgagtttccctccacgtGGGTGGGAGAGGGCGGGAAAAGGGTAtctgaagggtattttggaacatattgAAACCCTAGGAagggtttatgaaccctagaatggtgggtgaaccatcctctatgggtggagagaaacttaGCCCAACATAAAATCATACCTTTAATGTAGGGTGCCTCATGTGTAATtcatctaacaaaaataaacatttgtgtGAAGCAAGAGCCCAGTTTAGCAGCTTGGTGTTGGTAGTTGGTCACTGGTAGCAGGAGGGCATAAAACATTCTGAATTAAGGTCTTTGCCCAAATCTGAATCTGGTTCAACAAGATCTAAGATCCAGGATCCAAGATCTAGATTTAGACCTATATCCAACTTAAACCAATCTGGAAAGATCCCATGATCGTCCAAATGGATCATGGATGTATAATGTATTATGGTCTAATGTTTTGTTCTATCTATGCCCGCTAGCTTTGTTGTCCAAAACAACATATTCTGCTGCATAAACCCAGTTTAGGGATTAGCAGAGAGGCCCAGTTTGTGCTACTCTTCAAGGTAGTGCCACTAAGAGCAAACAATTGCATCCAAAACTGACTCAGAAGTATGGGATCTCGATCACTGATGATAGTAGATGGAAAACCATGTAATTTGACTAAGACACCAATGAACACAACAACCACTTTTGAAGCAGAAAAATTTGGTGGAAGTCCAACAAAATGGCCATGCTTAGTTAACCAATTAACTACCACTAGAATGGTTGTATGACCATGGGAAAGGGGTAAACATGTCATGGGCCAGGAAATGGGTTGTGGGCCTTGTGGCAAGAGAGGCTAGATTGGACCCGGCTAAAGTGAGAACATGAAGCAATAAGTAACAAAGTAAACAAAAGTGAAATATATAGTGGAAAATAAAAGACGCTCAAACCCATCTCACTGGTCATATTTTAGCTTAAAACAAGCATGACTACCAATTCCGTGCAGTGGATAGTGTTGGGGTTTCATGCGGAAGGCAAATAAAAACAGTTTCACATTGAATATGAATGTGGAATATGGGGGAGAGGGGGTGGGTTATCGGTATTTGGACACCTTTTCTTTAACGGCTAACGTTTGAGAATGAGTTTTATCTAAGTCCTTAACAAATGGTATCAGAACAAAGTTGTGGCAGGACCAGAATATGACACGATCAAACTTGGGACAAGACCATGATGTGGGAACCCGATGTGACCTTGGATTTTCCTGTGTAGAGAGGGAGATGGATCTGCCTTTAAATTGGACAAATAATGCGATCAATTAACTCCAATGATGCAACCCTTCAATctgttttactttttttttccccgcCTGATTAGCCGCACAAAGAGCCAATCTAGTTTGGGGTAATTAGGGAGAAATCCCATAAATTTGGGAACATAATCTAATCATTGGCCCAAGAGATAGCTTAGGTTTGAAGTATTAGAGAAATATTAGGCCCCTTATTAGACACTAAATCATGCCTTTCAGGTAATAATCGAAATTATTAATTCTCTCTCTGGTTGGAAGCATTAGGGAAATGGTGGGCTCCAACCagatcatctctctctctctctttcatgtACACACACAAGTTCAATTAGTGGAATTAGATTCATAACAAGTCACTGGAATAGAATTGGAATTGAGTCTAGACTCTAGAGAGAACTCATTTGGGGCTTGGACTGATTTTGTTGGAGCCACTTGAAAGTTCAGACCAAACACTTGGCTCTgggtaaaaagaaagaaatggggggagagagagaaaataatgaaatatgcCACCATATAAAGTGGGCCCAGAAGAGTCTTGAAAAGGCCAAATCATCCCTCACCATCTAAGGAGGAAGAGAATCTTAGAGATCCTGGCCATGGAAGAGTCAGGTCCCACAAATCCATTGCAATTTACGACTAacttttcaaagaaagaaaaaggggggggaaaGCTGCTTTGGAGAATCCAAGGACAAGAGAGAAGTTGCAGCGAAGCAGCAACAGCTAGCATCTGGTAGGCCCTTTCACCTGCAACTGAAAACCTCCTTTCTTCCCCCACTGAGGCTTTGGTGGTAACGGAAGAAGATTCATGGAAAGGGACATCTGGTCCCACTCAATCATCTAATCTAAATCTTTTAATATTAGTGATTAAAATGGTTTTATTTCCTTGAAAAAATTACCTATTAATTTTGTTCTAAGGGAGAGAGGTATCTATGCACTGCTCACTTATATTAGTATCTTGCATTTCAAATTAATAATGAGGTGTACGTAGAACAGTATATTTAACCAGAGAAGAAAAGGACGACCCTCTCTAGTGCCCGCATC harbors:
- the LOC122658373 gene encoding pentatricopeptide repeat-containing protein At1g06710, mitochondrial-like, with translation MKLRPFIVSKLANTNLSRSTRTWLSPSSSICRNANSFTNPIAPSVPPPNVHGFFSPICNPKLPKSFPFSVRYLHSIQGAQLEDLDSESESSEEEGLMNEFLSRFVWIMRGELSKVYPDCDKQTIDGMLLIIVEKVVSEMEKGDLEAMLGATAGTPSLDFSEDLWKTVWEVSNSVINDMNKEMKKEQMKWFLQSEEVKEMCRFAGEVGIRGDMLRELRFKWSREKMEEYEFYQNLDRIREEDRAQEEAEKESRKADDTGEGVLEDGSDVAEEKPKVVSLPQRRGKIKYTIYGLDLSDPMWSEVADRIHDAEKLITPEEPKPITGKCKFITEKILFLKEEDDPSSVLAEWVELLQPSRIDWVTLLHRLQECNINLYFKVAELVLNEESFQTNIRDYSKLIDAHAKENRMEDAERILNKMAEKGIQPDILTSMIMVHMYSKAGNLEHAKAAFESLRSRGFQPDAKAYHSMIMAYVNAGQPKLGESLMREMEARDIKPTKEIYMALLRSFAERGHVDGAQRIATTMQFAGFQPSLESCALLVEAYGQAGNPEQARSNFDYMMKLGHRPDDKCTASMIAAYEKKNMLDRALDLLLQLEKDGFEPGVATYTMMVDWFCKLQLVDEAEQLMDKIAEKGEAPRFKLHVGLCDMYARAGDEKKALQALRAVEAKKDLLGAEEFERVINGLLVGGLAEDARRVHQQMEAQGFAASEPLKVAIMASQAFRRQRPTTR